In a single window of the Pongo abelii isolate AG06213 chromosome 1, NHGRI_mPonAbe1-v2.0_pri, whole genome shotgun sequence genome:
- the MAP1LC3C gene encoding microtubule-associated proteins 1A/1B light chain 3C, translating into MPPPQKIPSVRPFKQRKSLAIRQEEVAGIRAKFPNKIPVIVERYPRETFLPLLDKTKFLVPQELTMTQFLSIIRSRMVLRATEAFYLLVNNKSLVSMSATMAEIYRDYKDEDGFVYMTYASQETFGCLESAAPRDGSSLEDRPCNPL; encoded by the exons ATGCCGCCTCCACAGAAAATCCCAAGCGTCAGACCTTTCAAGCAGAGGAAAAGCTTGG caatcagacaagaggaaGTTGCTGGAATCCGGGCAAAGTTCCCCAACAAAATCCCG GTGATAGTGGAGCGCTACCCCAGGGAGACGTTCCTGCCCCTGCTGGACAAAACCAAGTTCCTGGTCCCGCAGGAGCTGACCATGACCCAGTTCCTCAGCATCATCCG GAGCCGCATGGTCCTGAGAGCCACGGAAGCCTTTTACTTGCTGGTGAACAACAAGAGCCTGGTCAGCATGAGCGCAACCATGGCAGAGATCTACAGAGACTACAAGGATGAGGATGGCTTCGTGTACATGACCTACGCCTCCCAGGAGACGTTTGGCTGCCTGGAGTCAGCAGCCCCCAGGGATGGGAGCAGCCTTGAGGACAGACCCTGCAATCCTCTCTAG